One genomic region from Evansella sp. LMS18 encodes:
- the ggt gene encoding gamma-glutamyltransferase produces MKFDTLYNPYKSQRMTSFSRKGMVATSQPLAAQAGLEILKKGGNAIDAAIATAAALTVVEPTSNGIGGDAFALVWTNNKLHGLNASGPSPKHISIDKVKERGLKEMPDYGLVPVTVPGAPAAWAELSKKFGKLDFHEVLKPAIELAENGFPVSAVLSKYWKKSYEKFSQSLLGSEFQPWFDTFTSNGKVPKAGEMWFSPDHAKTLNLIAETKAEAFYEGELADKIDKFSREHGGFIRKEDLTTYKPEWVDPVSLSYRDYEVWEIPPNGQGLNTLMALNILKGFEFSEKESVDTYHKQIEAMKLAFTDGLHYITDPDVMTHSVEDLLSKEYADNRRKLINEEALSPAPGSPPKGGTVYLATADGEGNMVSFIQSNYKGFGSGIVVPGTGIAMQNRGKDFKLDEEHENSLAPGKKSYHTIIPGFLTKYGKPVGPFGVMGGFMQPQGHLQVVMNTVDFNLNPQASLDAPRWMWLKGKEVMVEPGFPDHIAQALQRRGHHIIRAVDEVGFGRGQIIWRDSDTGVLAGGTESRTDGHIAGW; encoded by the coding sequence ATGAAATTCGATACGCTCTATAATCCTTATAAATCGCAGAGGATGACCTCCTTTTCCAGAAAAGGAATGGTTGCCACATCTCAGCCATTGGCTGCGCAGGCTGGCTTAGAAATACTAAAAAAGGGCGGCAATGCTATTGATGCAGCAATTGCCACTGCTGCCGCTTTAACTGTTGTGGAGCCGACTTCAAACGGAATTGGCGGGGATGCATTCGCACTTGTATGGACTAATAATAAGCTTCACGGACTGAATGCCAGTGGTCCTTCGCCAAAGCACATTTCTATTGATAAAGTGAAGGAAAGAGGCCTGAAAGAAATGCCAGATTACGGGCTGGTCCCGGTAACTGTGCCTGGAGCACCTGCTGCATGGGCTGAACTGTCAAAAAAATTTGGGAAGCTTGATTTCCATGAAGTTCTCAAACCAGCTATCGAACTTGCTGAGAATGGCTTTCCTGTGTCGGCGGTACTGAGTAAGTATTGGAAAAAATCATATGAAAAATTCAGTCAATCACTTCTCGGCAGTGAGTTTCAACCGTGGTTTGATACATTCACTTCAAATGGAAAGGTGCCGAAAGCAGGAGAGATGTGGTTTTCGCCTGATCATGCTAAAACGTTAAACCTAATAGCTGAAACAAAAGCTGAAGCATTTTATGAAGGCGAGCTGGCTGATAAAATTGACAAGTTTTCAAGAGAGCACGGAGGTTTTATCAGAAAGGAAGATCTGACTACATATAAACCGGAGTGGGTTGACCCTGTAAGTTTAAGTTACCGTGACTACGAGGTCTGGGAGATACCTCCTAACGGCCAGGGGCTTAACACACTAATGGCATTAAATATTTTAAAAGGATTTGAGTTTTCGGAAAAAGAATCTGTGGATACATATCATAAGCAAATCGAAGCTATGAAACTGGCTTTCACAGACGGTCTGCATTATATCACTGATCCTGACGTTATGACCCATTCAGTTGAAGATCTGTTATCCAAAGAGTACGCAGATAACAGAAGAAAACTGATCAATGAGGAGGCGTTGAGCCCTGCCCCTGGTAGTCCGCCCAAAGGGGGGACTGTCTATTTAGCTACAGCAGATGGGGAGGGGAACATGGTTTCTTTTATTCAAAGTAACTACAAAGGTTTTGGATCAGGAATAGTGGTGCCGGGGACAGGTATTGCTATGCAGAACCGGGGAAAAGATTTCAAACTGGATGAAGAGCATGAAAACTCCTTAGCTCCTGGAAAAAAATCTTATCATACTATTATTCCAGGCTTTCTGACGAAATACGGTAAACCAGTAGGCCCTTTCGGTGTAATGGGCGGCTTTATGCAGCCGCAGGGTCACTTGCAAGTGGTTATGAACACCGTTGATTTTAATTTGAACCCGCAAGCTTCTCTGGATGCACCAAGATGGATGTGGCTGAAAGGTAAGGAGGTAATGGTAGAACCAGGCTTCCCTGATCATATAGCACAAGCACTGCAGCGAAGAGGGCACCATATTATCAGAGCAGTAGATGAAGTTGGCTTTGGAAGAGGACAAATAATCTGGCGGGATTCTGATACAGGTGTTTTAGCTGGAGGGACGGAATCAAGAACTGACGGCCACATAGCAGGCTGGTAG
- a CDS encoding tripartite tricarboxylate transporter permease: protein MENFFWLAMQEVLVFDVLLLIIIGTICGIVSGAIPGFTVTMGIVLAFPFTFGMDPISGLALMVAILVGGYVGGIISGMMLGIPGTPSSIATVFDGYPMSKNGEPGRALGLGIAASFVGTMMSVLVLVTIAPLVAQFSLNFGPWEITVIIIFALTLVGSLSSGAMLKGCIAGGLGLLVATMGIAPSGQVRFDFGQTFLTNGVEMLPVLIGAFAFSQLMTNIEEMKKNEDKQEMLGKMNTKIQIPVKQIFKDLSSQKINLLRSGLIGSVIGAIPAVGGTAANFVSYDQAKKFSKHPQKFGKGIPDGIVSAETSNSGLIGGALIPTLTLGIPGSLTMAIMFGVLIMHGLTPGPRLFVDQPVLVGSIYVSIFIAGIVMILTMFFMIRVFAKISQIPPAVLVPVVLMLAAVGSFALNNNLFDIWTLFIFGIVGYLFTKAGVPLAPLILGVVLGPTLEINLFRALELNPSWMTFLTRPISATLIVITIISVAFAIWQSYKSNKRAKEQETNI, encoded by the coding sequence ATGGAAAACTTTTTTTGGCTGGCAATGCAAGAGGTTCTTGTATTCGATGTTTTATTATTAATTATTATCGGAACAATATGCGGTATAGTATCCGGCGCCATACCAGGATTTACAGTAACAATGGGTATCGTCCTTGCATTCCCGTTTACGTTTGGTATGGACCCAATTAGTGGTTTAGCTTTAATGGTTGCTATTCTTGTCGGGGGGTATGTAGGAGGAATCATCTCAGGAATGATGCTGGGTATTCCTGGGACCCCTTCATCAATCGCTACTGTATTTGACGGCTACCCTATGTCAAAAAACGGCGAACCTGGCAGAGCTTTAGGACTTGGAATTGCTGCGTCTTTCGTCGGAACGATGATGAGCGTCCTTGTACTGGTTACTATAGCTCCTTTAGTTGCTCAGTTCAGTTTAAATTTTGGTCCGTGGGAAATTACAGTGATAATCATTTTTGCTCTTACACTAGTAGGAAGCCTGTCGTCCGGAGCTATGTTAAAAGGATGTATTGCAGGGGGCCTTGGGCTGCTGGTCGCTACAATGGGTATCGCTCCTTCCGGACAGGTAAGGTTTGACTTCGGCCAAACGTTTTTAACAAATGGGGTGGAAATGCTTCCGGTACTTATTGGTGCTTTCGCATTCTCCCAGTTAATGACTAATATAGAAGAAATGAAGAAAAATGAAGATAAGCAGGAAATGCTGGGGAAGATGAATACTAAAATTCAAATTCCTGTAAAACAAATATTTAAGGATTTATCTTCGCAAAAAATAAACTTATTAAGATCTGGTCTTATTGGAAGTGTTATTGGTGCAATACCTGCAGTAGGGGGGACAGCAGCGAACTTTGTCAGTTATGACCAGGCTAAGAAATTTTCCAAGCATCCGCAAAAGTTCGGAAAAGGGATACCAGATGGTATTGTTTCAGCTGAAACCTCGAACAGCGGCTTAATCGGCGGTGCGTTAATCCCTACGCTTACTCTCGGGATTCCGGGCAGTTTAACAATGGCGATAATGTTTGGTGTACTTATTATGCATGGACTTACACCTGGCCCCCGTCTGTTCGTAGACCAGCCTGTGCTCGTTGGAAGTATTTATGTAAGTATTTTTATTGCCGGTATTGTCATGATTTTAACAATGTTCTTTATGATAAGAGTATTTGCCAAAATTTCGCAAATCCCACCTGCTGTATTGGTTCCAGTGGTTTTAATGCTTGCTGCAGTAGGCTCATTTGCTCTTAATAATAATTTGTTTGATATTTGGACTCTCTTTATTTTTGGCATTGTGGGCTACTTATTTACAAAGGCAGGAGTTCCTCTCGCTCCCCTAATTCTTGGCGTAGTCCTTGGGCCGACTCTGGAAATAAATCTGTTCAGAGCGCTTGAACTGAATCCAAGCTGGATGACTTTCCTTACAAGGCCAATATCCGCGACATTAATTGTTATCACTATCATTTCTGTAGCTTTTGCAATCTGGCAGAGCTATAAGTCTAACAAGAGAGCTAAAGAACAGGAAACTAATATCTGA
- a CDS encoding tripartite tricarboxylate transporter TctB family protein: MNRDRIFSICILLFCGLMYMETFNFARGSDLRAGPEVFPRILIGLIAALALIHLIKSFIIKEEKIRQSFNRKEFLGKYWKIIAMFMIFGLYTLFLPILSFITASLIFLFAGQALLMGLRKKKLIITNLAVTFAATFFVYFIFTETLNIWLP; encoded by the coding sequence ATGAACAGAGACAGAATATTTTCCATTTGTATACTTCTTTTTTGTGGTCTAATGTACATGGAAACGTTTAATTTTGCCAGGGGGTCAGATTTAAGGGCAGGGCCAGAAGTCTTCCCAAGAATTCTCATAGGCCTCATTGCCGCACTAGCGCTTATTCATCTTATAAAATCTTTTATTATTAAAGAAGAAAAAATCAGGCAGTCTTTTAATAGAAAAGAATTTCTAGGGAAGTACTGGAAAATCATCGCTATGTTTATGATTTTTGGGTTATATACACTCTTTCTGCCTATTTTGAGCTTTATTACGGCATCACTTATTTTCTTATTTGCAGGCCAGGCGCTATTGATGGGGTTAAGGAAGAAAAAGTTAATTATAACCAATTTGGCCGTAACGTTTGCAGCTACCTTTTTTGTTTATTTTATCTTCACAGAAACATTAAACATTTGGCTCCCCTAA
- a CDS encoding tripartite tricarboxylate transporter substrate binding protein translates to MKKIIGAGILAFSLFAVTACGDTNGGGNGEVAAHENYPEEQIRMIIPYSAGGATDIVFRLFASKAEEHLGESIVPVNMPGATSTVGSREVKDADPDGYTILASHDVIALAKLSGVVDYSFEAFEPVANLTQTPNIATVHSEYGWETAEEFADYVKANPGEVTWGMTAGSTSHFFAVQMMQELGIEEGEMRLIGYEGTSDAITATQAQDIHGVMTNVTSAQGHLEEGTFATLGVAHEERLAGIPDEPTFTEQGFEMTHKTSRGIFAPEGTPDEVVDKLVDAFQKAAEDPELQEEIEELGSLVEFTTGDAYKEFLNNLESDLEELADTMDF, encoded by the coding sequence ATGAAAAAAATAATTGGTGCTGGTATATTAGCTTTTTCATTATTTGCCGTAACAGCTTGCGGGGATACTAACGGAGGAGGCAACGGGGAGGTCGCTGCGCATGAAAACTATCCTGAAGAACAAATCAGAATGATAATTCCTTATTCTGCAGGTGGGGCAACTGATATAGTATTCAGATTGTTTGCTTCCAAGGCAGAGGAACACCTAGGCGAGTCAATTGTACCAGTTAATATGCCAGGTGCCACTTCTACAGTAGGTTCCAGAGAAGTTAAGGATGCTGATCCAGATGGGTACACTATTTTAGCCAGCCATGATGTAATTGCCTTAGCTAAATTATCCGGAGTGGTAGATTACTCCTTTGAAGCGTTTGAACCAGTTGCAAACTTAACTCAGACTCCTAATATTGCTACAGTTCATTCGGAATATGGCTGGGAAACAGCTGAAGAATTTGCCGATTACGTAAAAGCTAATCCAGGCGAAGTAACATGGGGGATGACTGCTGGTTCAACGTCCCACTTTTTCGCTGTTCAGATGATGCAGGAGTTAGGAATTGAAGAAGGAGAAATGCGCTTGATAGGATACGAAGGTACATCTGACGCTATCACTGCGACACAAGCTCAGGATATTCATGGAGTAATGACGAATGTTACCTCAGCTCAAGGCCATTTAGAAGAAGGAACTTTTGCTACTCTTGGGGTAGCTCATGAGGAAAGATTAGCTGGAATACCTGACGAGCCAACTTTTACAGAACAAGGATTTGAAATGACACACAAAACCAGCAGGGGAATTTTTGCTCCGGAAGGTACACCTGATGAAGTGGTGGATAAACTGGTTGATGCTTTCCAAAAAGCAGCAGAAGACCCTGAACTACAGGAAGAAATAGAGGAGTTAGGAAGCCTAGTCGAATTCACTACTGGAGATGCCTATAAGGAATTTCTTAATAACCTAGAAAGTGACCTGGAAGAGCTTGCTGACACGATGGACTTTTAA
- a CDS encoding IclR family transcriptional regulator produces the protein MSESSKRNSSIEKALIVLSCFSEQNFALTLEDISKMTNIPRSTLFRILTSLEEYRYIKKNLVSNKTWYTLGYTFLEKGQMVHRHSDIREHAKEEMTALRNEVNLNVQLAIQEGLDALYIEQIPSWRPVRLYPAIGRRAPLYAAACPRILLAYLDEKEQTEVLNRLTLKKFTPFTPVERQGIEKSLREIRKNGYSLSYGELFEGTLAFAVPVFYPNTSKILASLSIVGLENNYDKNFDYYISLLKETAGNIEKRLLN, from the coding sequence ATGTCGGAGAGTTCAAAACGAAACTCTAGTATTGAAAAGGCTTTAATTGTTTTGAGCTGTTTCTCAGAGCAAAACTTTGCTCTGACACTTGAAGACATTTCGAAAATGACCAATATACCTCGTTCTACACTATTTCGTATTCTCACTTCACTGGAGGAATACAGATACATCAAAAAAAATCTCGTATCAAATAAAACCTGGTACACACTAGGCTATACTTTTCTAGAAAAAGGTCAGATGGTTCACCGTCATTCAGATATTCGCGAACATGCCAAGGAGGAAATGACAGCATTGAGAAATGAAGTTAATCTGAATGTTCAGCTAGCCATCCAGGAAGGTCTAGATGCTCTGTATATTGAACAAATCCCTTCATGGCGGCCTGTACGGCTTTATCCTGCAATCGGAAGAAGGGCTCCATTATATGCGGCAGCTTGTCCAAGAATACTTTTAGCTTACTTAGATGAAAAAGAACAGACCGAAGTGTTAAACCGCTTAACTTTAAAGAAATTTACACCTTTCACCCCAGTTGAGAGACAGGGTATAGAAAAAAGCTTAAGGGAAATAAGAAAAAATGGTTACAGCTTAAGCTACGGAGAATTATTTGAAGGGACACTTGCATTTGCCGTTCCGGTATTTTATCCAAATACCAGCAAAATACTTGCTTCCCTAAGTATCGTGGGGCTTGAGAATAATTACGACAAGAATTTTGATTATTATATTTCATTATTAAAGGAAACAGCTGGGAATATAGAAAAGAGGCTATTAAATTAG
- a CDS encoding APC family permease codes for MKIDRNRNGSASVVNEAGKLRRGLGFVDLWSIGVGALIGGGIFTVIGPAVAQAGPALFIAFLIAGVVAILSSMSYAELASNWPYQGASYAYSKYAFAPISQGLGKLIALWCAGLYFLSFAFAAGAVNLGFAGYFNFIFPNLPPVIVAPVVSILITGLLLAGIKTTGKINTVFSIIQVVALFAIAVIAISANPAGPFQYSDIFPNGWTGVFAATALIAFGQMQVEAVLTLGEESKNPRRNLPLAQISALVTVVVLYVVTGYGVVSGTSPTALAESSAPLSLAMDTILPGAGAILIAIAALTATGTSTIGCLLGSSRMLYAAAREKAVPSYFARVSSKTGVPANAIILTGIIALGATLTSTMGYAAAIGLLVGAAVFANWLMMAIINVALIIVRVTRPELKPAFRYPLNIKNIPVLAIGAAIACLWILTYIEPLPLMIGLSWIALITIWYFIYSRSRWEFLDEEEMKIIANEEKTS; via the coding sequence TTGAAAATTGACCGAAATAGAAATGGTTCAGCTTCGGTTGTAAATGAAGCTGGCAAATTGAGAAGAGGTCTGGGTTTCGTTGATCTATGGAGTATAGGTGTAGGGGCGTTAATCGGGGGAGGAATTTTTACGGTTATAGGACCTGCCGTAGCTCAAGCAGGCCCAGCCCTTTTTATTGCATTTTTAATAGCGGGCGTTGTTGCGATTTTATCTTCTATGAGCTATGCTGAGCTGGCCTCAAACTGGCCGTATCAGGGTGCCTCTTATGCATATTCCAAGTATGCATTTGCTCCCATATCTCAGGGTCTAGGAAAACTCATTGCACTGTGGTGTGCAGGTTTATACTTTTTATCTTTTGCTTTTGCTGCTGGGGCGGTAAACCTCGGTTTTGCCGGCTATTTTAATTTTATTTTCCCGAATCTGCCGCCTGTTATTGTGGCTCCTGTAGTTTCAATTTTAATCACAGGTCTGTTATTAGCTGGGATTAAAACTACAGGTAAAATAAACACGGTATTTTCTATTATTCAAGTAGTGGCCTTATTTGCGATTGCAGTCATTGCCATATCAGCTAATCCGGCAGGGCCTTTTCAGTATAGTGATATTTTCCCTAATGGCTGGACCGGGGTCTTTGCTGCTACGGCGTTAATTGCTTTCGGACAAATGCAAGTCGAAGCTGTTTTAACACTTGGGGAAGAGTCTAAAAACCCCAGGAGGAATTTACCTTTAGCGCAAATATCAGCCCTTGTTACTGTAGTTGTTTTATATGTTGTGACAGGCTACGGTGTTGTTTCAGGAACTTCCCCTACTGCACTGGCTGAATCAAGTGCTCCATTATCATTAGCAATGGACACTATCCTTCCTGGCGCAGGAGCTATCCTCATCGCGATTGCTGCATTAACTGCCACAGGAACTTCTACAATAGGTTGTCTGCTCGGTTCTTCCAGAATGCTTTATGCAGCAGCAAGAGAAAAAGCAGTCCCTTCCTATTTTGCAAGAGTCAGCTCTAAGACTGGCGTTCCAGCTAACGCAATTATCTTAACAGGGATAATTGCTCTTGGCGCCACCTTAACCAGTACTATGGGATATGCGGCCGCTATTGGCTTATTAGTAGGAGCAGCAGTATTTGCTAACTGGCTTATGATGGCAATTATCAATGTTGCTTTAATTATCGTTCGAGTGACACGTCCGGAACTCAAACCAGCTTTCCGGTATCCACTTAATATAAAAAATATTCCTGTACTCGCTATTGGAGCAGCGATTGCTTGTCTTTGGATATTAACTTATATTGAACCTCTGCCTCTAATGATTGGACTATCCTGGATTGCCTTAATAACAATTTGGTATTTCATTTATTCAAGAAGTCGATGGGAATTTCTTGATGAAGAAGAGATGAAAATTATAGCTAACGAAGAAAAAACCTCATAA
- a CDS encoding creatininase family protein codes for MKVWLQENKWEDVQTYLESKKTIIVPFGSVEQHAHHLPMGTDAFVSQEVAEEVAKRTNTLIAPPTWVGWAPHHMAFPGTVTLRPETLTALVEDICESLIYHGFERIIIVNGHREANLPPIKIAMTRLRNKTGAFLAIADPYYLNDQKGRELRQSEPGGIGHAEELESSHMYFLYPELCDSSKATKNIPEKHRFLQHDPYIEGDRILSASDVETYREITKNIGVMGDAIPASKETGEAYHKAIVENLVEFINYCEGNIQVSLRNQTIPL; via the coding sequence ATGAAAGTATGGTTGCAGGAAAATAAGTGGGAAGATGTACAAACTTACTTAGAATCTAAAAAAACAATTATTGTTCCTTTTGGTAGTGTAGAGCAGCATGCACACCACTTACCTATGGGAACAGATGCTTTCGTTTCACAAGAAGTTGCAGAGGAAGTTGCAAAAAGAACGAATACACTTATTGCTCCGCCAACCTGGGTTGGCTGGGCCCCCCACCATATGGCTTTCCCAGGAACGGTAACTTTACGCCCTGAAACGCTAACTGCTCTTGTGGAAGATATTTGTGAGAGCCTAATCTACCATGGATTTGAGCGAATTATTATTGTGAATGGGCATCGTGAAGCCAACTTGCCTCCTATTAAGATTGCTATGACAAGACTAAGAAATAAGACAGGTGCCTTTTTAGCAATTGCTGACCCATACTATTTAAATGATCAAAAAGGCCGCGAGCTGAGACAATCGGAACCAGGCGGTATTGGTCATGCAGAGGAGTTGGAGTCCTCGCATATGTATTTCCTTTACCCGGAACTATGCGACTCTTCCAAAGCAACTAAGAATATTCCAGAAAAACACAGATTCCTACAACACGATCCTTATATTGAGGGGGATCGCATCCTTAGTGCCAGCGATGTGGAAACTTACCGTGAAATAACCAAGAACATTGGAGTTATGGGCGATGCTATCCCTGCTTCTAAAGAAACAGGAGAAGCTTACCATAAAGCAATCGTGGAGAATTTAGTAGAGTTTATCAACTATTGCGAGGGAAATATTCAAGTATCTCTTAGAAATCAAACAATACCGTTATAA
- a CDS encoding VanZ family protein has translation MAKAFSWAAVILWMSLIFYLSHQPADESSELSRGVTEVVIETLEKVAPNAGLNINDFHNIIRKNAHFFIYLILGVLVINAMRRSNITLKRSAVTALLICILYAISDEVHQIFIPGRSGEVSDVIIDTAGASVGIGMYLLTRKIINLRKPQNMKKSLAS, from the coding sequence ATGGCCAAAGCTTTTTCCTGGGCAGCCGTTATTCTTTGGATGTCATTAATCTTCTACCTGTCCCACCAGCCGGCTGATGAATCAAGTGAACTTAGTCGTGGAGTTACCGAGGTTGTTATAGAAACTCTAGAAAAGGTAGCACCAAATGCAGGCCTTAATATAAATGACTTTCATAATATTATTAGAAAAAATGCTCATTTCTTCATTTACCTCATACTCGGTGTGTTGGTTATTAACGCAATGAGGAGAAGTAATATAACTTTAAAGAGAAGTGCAGTGACTGCTTTATTAATTTGTATCCTTTATGCTATTTCAGATGAAGTACATCAGATTTTTATACCGGGAAGGTCTGGAGAGGTCAGCGATGTTATTATTGATACCGCCGGAGCCAGTGTAGGAATTGGTATGTATCTTTTGACCAGGAAGATTATTAACCTGAGGAAACCACAGAATATGAAAAAGTCACTTGCTTCATAA
- a CDS encoding UDP-glucose/GDP-mannose dehydrogenase family protein, producing the protein MKKIAVAGTGYVGLVTGVALSDIGHEVTCIDIDEAKVKRMQAGESPIYEPGLDELMTKNIEAGRLHFTTNHREGFANKDAAYIAVGTPEKEDGTADLRFIEAVAKDIAQNLTGDITVVTKSTVPVGTNDYINETIQENLAGNHNIEVVSNPEFLREGSAVFDAFNGDRIVIGADSEKAASLIEEINKPFGIAIYKTDIRSAEMIKYASNAFLATKISFINEISNLCDRLGANVEDVAIGMGMDGRIGAQFLKAGIGYGGSCFPKDTSALVKIAETAGMEFELIQSVMNVNKKQQLLLVEKAKEVLGNLNGKKIALLGLAFKPNTDDMRESPAIAISGSLLAEGAEVVAYDPIATPNAKFFMPGGVEYVNSAEEAINGADTAFIVTDWEEFKNLELSVFAEKLQEPVVFDGRNCYDLKQVKDANIDYYSIGRPAVTREEAKELSKTN; encoded by the coding sequence ATGAAAAAAATAGCAGTGGCAGGAACAGGCTACGTTGGTTTAGTTACCGGCGTAGCTCTTTCTGATATAGGGCATGAAGTAACATGTATTGATATTGATGAAGCTAAGGTTAAAAGAATGCAGGCGGGAGAATCTCCTATTTATGAGCCTGGTTTAGACGAGCTAATGACGAAGAACATTGAAGCAGGAAGGCTGCATTTTACAACAAACCATAGGGAAGGCTTTGCGAATAAAGATGCAGCTTATATAGCTGTAGGAACGCCAGAGAAAGAAGATGGAACAGCAGACTTAAGGTTTATTGAAGCAGTGGCAAAGGACATTGCTCAAAACCTTACTGGCGATATTACTGTAGTAACAAAGAGTACAGTACCTGTGGGAACAAACGATTATATTAATGAAACCATACAGGAGAACCTTGCAGGGAACCATAACATAGAAGTCGTTTCAAACCCTGAGTTTTTAAGAGAAGGGTCTGCTGTATTCGATGCCTTTAACGGAGACCGAATTGTTATCGGTGCTGATTCAGAAAAAGCAGCTTCCCTTATTGAAGAGATCAATAAACCGTTTGGAATAGCGATTTATAAAACGGATATCAGAAGCGCAGAGATGATAAAGTATGCGTCCAATGCATTTTTAGCAACAAAAATCAGTTTTATTAATGAAATCTCTAACCTGTGCGATCGTTTAGGAGCGAATGTTGAAGACGTTGCTATAGGTATGGGGATGGACGGACGCATCGGTGCCCAGTTCCTGAAGGCGGGTATTGGCTATGGCGGTTCCTGCTTCCCGAAAGATACAAGTGCGCTGGTTAAAATTGCTGAAACAGCTGGAATGGAATTCGAACTGATCCAGTCTGTAATGAATGTGAACAAAAAGCAGCAGCTGTTACTAGTTGAAAAAGCAAAAGAAGTGTTAGGAAACCTGAATGGTAAGAAGATCGCATTATTGGGTCTAGCATTTAAACCAAACACTGATGATATGCGTGAATCACCAGCAATTGCAATTAGCGGATCTTTATTAGCTGAAGGAGCAGAAGTAGTTGCATACGACCCAATCGCAACGCCTAATGCAAAATTCTTCATGCCAGGCGGAGTAGAGTATGTTAATAGTGCAGAGGAAGCTATTAACGGTGCGGATACTGCATTCATCGTAACAGACTGGGAAGAGTTCAAGAATCTTGAACTTAGCGTATTTGCAGAGAAACTACAAGAGCCAGTCGTTTTTGATGGTAGAAATTGTTATGATCTAAAGCAGGTGAAAGATGCAAATATTGATTACTATTCTATAGGCCGGCCAGCTGTTACTAGAGAAGAAGCGAAGGAATTATCAAAAACTAATTAA
- the galU gene encoding UTP--glucose-1-phosphate uridylyltransferase GalU → MKIKKAIIPAAGLGTRFLPATKAQPKEMLPIVDKPTIQYIVEEAIESGIEDIIIISGRGKRAIEDHFDKSYELEETLLKKQKMKMLDEVQAISNMANIHYIRQKEALGLGHAISCASHFIGNEPFAVLLGDDIVRSDEPCLKQLIDVFERYNSSVVGVQPVPDIDVSKYGIVAPKSTEIEQGVIHVDDLVEKPSVEETPSNHAIMGRYVLRPEIFKILEELPPGAGNEIQLTDAIKKLNEEQIVLAYEFAGKRYDVGDKLGFVKATLDFALERDDLRADVLEYLETVAEENLVKK, encoded by the coding sequence ATGAAAATAAAAAAAGCCATTATTCCGGCCGCAGGCCTGGGTACTCGTTTTTTACCTGCTACTAAAGCACAGCCAAAGGAAATGCTTCCGATCGTGGACAAACCAACAATCCAATATATTGTTGAAGAAGCGATTGAATCAGGAATTGAAGATATTATTATTATCAGCGGTCGGGGCAAGCGTGCTATCGAGGATCATTTCGATAAGTCTTATGAACTTGAAGAAACACTCTTAAAGAAGCAAAAAATGAAAATGCTTGATGAGGTGCAGGCTATTTCAAATATGGCTAACATCCACTACATCCGTCAGAAGGAAGCGTTAGGTTTAGGACATGCTATATCTTGTGCGAGCCATTTTATCGGCAACGAACCTTTTGCAGTACTGTTAGGAGACGATATTGTCCGTTCAGATGAACCTTGTTTGAAGCAATTAATAGATGTATTTGAACGTTACAACTCTTCTGTGGTAGGGGTCCAGCCAGTACCCGATATAGATGTTTCTAAATATGGTATTGTGGCGCCTAAGTCCACAGAAATTGAGCAAGGTGTTATCCATGTAGATGACCTGGTTGAGAAGCCTTCTGTAGAAGAAACACCTTCCAACCATGCTATTATGGGACGTTACGTGCTAAGACCAGAGATATTTAAGATCCTTGAAGAACTTCCTCCAGGGGCAGGTAACGAGATTCAGCTCACTGATGCAATTAAGAAGCTAAATGAAGAGCAAATCGTTCTAGCATATGAGTTTGCTGGCAAGCGCTATGATGTTGGAGACAAGCTTGGCTTTGTAAAAGCAACATTAGATTTTGCTCTTGAGAGAGATGATTTAAGGGCAGACGTACTAGAATACTTGGAAACTGTCGCTGAAGAGAACTTAGTTAAAAAGTAA